In Bacteroides cellulosilyticus, the genomic stretch AATTCAGTTCCAGCCTTTGCGCCACAAGCAGTGCAAAATGATTCTCATAGTAGACAGCTTTTTCCTTCACTTTTTTCAGTACCTGGAAGCACTCCTGATACATTGATTTCTCATACAACACCCTGGCATGCAGCAGCTCATTGAACAACAGATAATAGCTATCCTGCTCTGTTCTCAGTTCTGTCAATATCTCTATCAGCAGGTCGAACAGGTAAATAACCACCGTATTGAAAGAAGAAGTGGGCTTTGCCTTCAGGAAACACTGTTTCAGTTCTTCAGGGTCACTGATCTTCTTGTCATCAATCAATCTGAAAAGGAAGATATAGTCTTTCTCCGGCTTATTGGATATATAGATAGAGAATTCTTTCTTCTCTTGTTTCGTGAGACTATTTATCAATTGGATAAGCGATTCGGACTTTAGCATAGCATTAGTAGATTTTGAAATAACGAAAGCAAGGTAGAGAAAAAAACAAAAGGAAACAATCCTTTCGCGGAATAATATAAGCTTTAGCTATATTACAAATATTAGAATACCGCATATACATATACACAAAATTCATTATATATCAATCAATTAACACTTATGATAACGATATTATATAAATTTACCAGTATTATATTTGTGCACTTTTTGTTTGCTTATGAATTATCTATCGCATACATTTGGCGTAGAAAAAGAAAGCACAGTTCCGAATTACTTAATCTTAAACTAATTAATAGCCATGAGCAAGAATATCATTGTAATAGGTAGTTGTAATACAGATATGGTCATCAAAGCCGACCGCCTCCCCGTTCCCGGAGAAACAGTAATGGGCGGCAGTTTCATGATGAACCCCGGAGGTAAAGGAGCCAACCAGGCTGTAGCCGCTGCCCGATTAAAAGGAAATGTGTACTTCATAGCCAAGACCGGCAACGATCTATTCGGCAAACGTTCCATAGAGCAGTACGAAGACGAAGGAATTCACGTTGAAAATATCTATTCAGACCCTACCCTCCCTTCCGGAGTAGCACTGATTATGGTAGACGTGAACGGAGAAAACAGTATCGCTGTCGCCTCCGGAGCCAATGGCTCACTGAGTCCTGAAGATATCCGGAAAGCACAGCCTGTCATCGAGAAAGGAGATATCCTGCTGATGCAACTGGAAATTCCCATAGAAACAGTGGAATATGCAGCCCAGATAGCAAGCGAACAGGGCATCAAGGTTATTCTGAACCCAGCACCCGCCCGCGCTCTCTCCAACAAGCTGCTGCAAAACCTGTATATGATTATCCCCAACGAAACGGAAGCCGAAATCCTTTCGGGAATCAAAGTGACCGACTGGGAAAGCGCCCGGAAAGCTGCGGATATCATCAGTGCCAAAGGAGTGGACATTGTCGTGATTACAATGGGTTCCAAAGGAGCTCTGATTAAGGAAAACAACGAATACCACGAGGTTTCCGTCCCCAAAGTGAAAGCGGTGGATACCACAGCTGCCGGAGACACCTTCTGCGGCTCTCTGTGTGTAGCCCTATCCGAAGACATGAATGTGCTGGATGCCGTGAAGTTTGCCAATAAATGCGCCTCCATCACAGTGACCCGCATGGGAGCACAGTCCGCCCTGCCCTATCGCAAAGAAATAGATATTTTATAAATAATAACTTTAAATTCTGATACCATGTTTATTGTAGACAGTTACTCATTAGCCGTTATTTTCTGCGTTATCACGATGCTCTGCTGGGGTTCGTGGGGTAATACACAGAAACTTGCCGGGAAGACCTGGCGTTACGAATTGTTCTACTGGGATTACGTTATCGGTATCCTGGTCTTCTCCCTCCTTTTAGGATTCACGCTGGGCAGTACGGGAGATGCCGGACGCGGTTTCGTTGAAGATCTGAAACAGATCAGTATGGAGAACTATGCAAGCGCTTTTGCAGGAGGGGTTATATTCAACCTATCCAATATCCTGCTGTCAGCTTCCGTCTCGATGGCCGGGCTTACGGTAGCATTCCCTCTGGGAGTTGGCATAGCATTGGTATTAGGGGTTTTCGTCAACTACTTTGGCGAGCCCAAAGGTGATGCGGTAATCCTTTTCAGTGGTGTGGCGCTGGTGGTACTAGCCATTATTTTCAATGCCATAGCTGCCGGAAAGATGAATAAGAAAGGAAGCAGTACGAATAAGAAAGGAATTCTTATCGCCATCATAGCAGGTGTACTGATGTCCTTCTTCTACCGGTTCGTTGCCGCTGCCATGGACTTAAATAACTTTGAGTCGCCTACTCCCACAATGGCTACTCCGTATTCTGCATTCTTTATATTCGCAATAGGTATCTTCATAAGCAATTTCATTATCAACACCATCGTGATGAAGAAGCCGTTTGTAGGTACTCCGGTAAGCTATAAAGAGTACTTCCAAGGCAAATTCAGCACACATATGGTCGGAGTGCTGGGAGGAGCCATCTGGGGATTAGGCACGGCTCTGAGTTACATTGCAGCAGGGAAAGCCGGCGCGGCTATCTCGTATGCTTTGGGACAGGGAGCGCCTATGATTGCAGCTTTGTGGGGTATATTCATCTGGAAGGAGTTCAAAGGCTCTTCACGGACGGTAAATATCCTCCTGGCTTGCATGTTCGTTCTGTTTATATCTGGTTTAGGAGCAATTATCATCTCCGGAGCCAATTAATCCGGCTCTCACTCGATCTCATAAATTAATGCTTTCTTTTTCTACCTTTCATCGAGTGAAAGAGGAAATTGCCTGAACTAAATATACATTTTCGTTCAACCTAAAATTTTTTAATACATGAGACTAATTAAAGCAATATTATTCTGTCTGTGCATGTGTTCGTTCGACTTGTACGCACAAGTCAATGTCACAGGTATTGTAAATGATAACACCGGGGAGACACTTCCCGGAGTATCTATTCTGGCAAAAGACGGCGACCGTACCTACGGCACCACCACCGATATGAATGGCAAATACCAGATTAAAGTCAATCAAGGTGCTACCCTTGAGTTCAGCTTCATCGGCTTCGCCACACAAAAGGTGAAAGTGGGCACCGGCAACGTCATCAATATCACTCTGGAGCCCGAAAACAAACTACTGGACGAAGTAGTGGTTATCGGTTATGGTACTGTAAAGAAGAAAGATTTGCTGGGTTCCATATCTACCGTCAAGGAAGATGCTCTGGCCGAACGCGTTTCGGGCAATGTAGTGGAATCTATGCGCGGTCTGACTTCCGGTGTAAAGATTACGAGCAGCGGTCAGCCCGGCTCCAATGCCAACATCACGATCCGTGGTTTAGGCAGTCTGACGAACAATAACCCGCTGTTCATCATCGACGGTGCCTATGGCGGCAGCGACTTGGGTGTCAATGTGGAAGATATCGAATCCATCCAAGTGTTGAAAGATGCCTCATCAGCGGCCATATACGGATCGCGTGCAGCCAACGGTGTTGTAATCATCACCACCAAACAGGGTAAAGAAGGTGACTTGAAAGTAAAGTTCGACTCCCAACTGACGCTGAGCTGGCTCCCCCGTTACGACCTGATGGATGCCGAGACATATAAAATCTACAACGACCGCGCCTACGACGAAGCCATACTGGCAGGCGTCTCAGGCATTACCAAACGTCAGAACCACTACGACGGGAATACCGACTGGCAGGATGAAATGCTGAGCACCGGTGTTTTACAGAACTACAACGTCTCGTTGTCCGGTGGTTCCAAAACGGTGAAGTACTACGCCTCACTGAACCGCATGGTCGACGACGGCGCCCTATTGAATACCAAGTATGACAAATACGGTTTCCGCATCAACACAAGTGGACAGAAGGGCATTTTCTCCTATGGAGAGAACTTCTACTACACCAAGTCGGACCGGAAAAACCTGAATGGTAATCCCTGGAGTGACTTTATCGGTATAGCACCAACAATTCCGGTATATGATGAATCACATCCCGGAGGATACGGATATGGTGACGTAGACCGCGCGAACACATACGGTCTGAACCCCGTAGCCATGCAAAACCTGTATGTGCAGAACAACGAAGAAGAGTATCTGACAGGAAACATCTACGGACAGATATCACTCTTCGGGATGTTCGATGCCAAACTGAATGTAGCCTACAAGAGTTATATGGGTATTACCAACTCACTGCGCAAGAAAGGTAACTGGACGATGGGCCAGGGAGACGATGCCGCGAGCTTAGGCTACGACAGCGCCAAGAATCACGACATCCTGATTGAGCAGACCTATAACTTCAAGCATAAATTCGGTAAGCACGATGTGAATGCTCTGTTCGGTATCACCTACAACAAGTTCCACGAAGAAAAGCGCTGGATAACGAAATTAGACCCACTGATGATAGGTGACAAATACATCACTTCACTCGATGCCGCCACCGGCAACACCACCGCAGGCGGTAATTATGGTGAATCTGCCTTGATTTCCTACCTCGGAAGAATCAACTATTCGTATGCCGACAAATATCTGGCACAGGTGACCGCCCGCCGCGACGGCACTTCCCGTCTGCCCAAAAACGACCGTTGGGGAAACTTCCTCTCCGTTTCACTGGGCTGGCGCATCAGTGGAGAGAAGTTCTTCCAGGTGCCCTGGATTGACGATTTGAAGATACGTGCCAACTACGGTACACTCGGTAACAGCAGTATCGGCTACTGGGACTACCAATCGGTCATCAACACCGCTCCGCGTGCAGTGATCGGCAGCCCCGAAAACATCCTGATTGGTATGACGCAATCCCAGTTGAGCAACAACGATCTTGTCTGGGAGAAGAAGACAACCGCCAACATAGGTTTCGACTTAGTCGCCCTCAACAACCGTCTCCGCTTCACGGCCGAATATTTCTACTCCAAAAGCGAAGACCTGCTTGTCTACCTGCCCATCCTGATGAGTTCAGGTAACGAAGGCGGTGCACCGGCTGTCAATGCCGGCAGTCTGGAGAATAGAGGAGTCGAATTTGAAGTAGGCTGGAATGATAAGGTCGGTGAATTTGAATACTCAGCATCATTAAACATCTCCCACTTGAAGAACAAAGTTATTGATCTGGGCTATGGGAAACAGAATAAGAAGATTCCTACATATACCACGCTCGCAATAACCGAAGTCGGACAGCCTCTCGGTATGTGGTACCTTTACAAGATGCTCGGCATCTTCCAATCCGAAGAAGAAATACAGAACTATGTAAACTCCGAAGGCAAAGTCATTCAGCCGAATGCCCGCCCCGGTGATATCAAATACGATGATTACAACGGCGATGGAATCATTTCATCCGAAGACCGCCAGAAAGTGGGCAATCCGTGGCCAAAGCTCGAACTCGGCTTAAATCTTGGTGCCTCCTATAAAGGTTTCGACCTGAGCATCAGCGGTTACGGCCGCTTCGGACAGGAAGTATGGAACGGCTCGGCAGCCGCAGCCGGTGACTTCGCCAACAACCAGAACAACTTCAACGGCATTGTTCCCTGGACACAGGAGCACCCGGTGAACGACCGTCCGCGCATCGTATACGGAGATTCCCGCAACAGCCGAAGCGACCAGGACCGCTGGTTAGAGAACGGTTCGTTCTTCCGTCTGAGCGACATTACCTTAGGATATACGGTTCCTGCCCGTTACATCAAGAAAATCGGTTTGGAGAGACTCCGTGCGTCAGTCACCCTGCAGAACATGGTTACTTTCACCGGATATTCCGGACTTGACCCTGAATTTGCAGACAGCGGCATCTTCACTATGGGAGCAGACTATTGCTCGTTCCCCAACCCGCGTGCCGTACAGTTTGCCTTATCATTCACATTCTAAATACTGCCGATATGAAAAAGATAGCTCTATATATATTATGCGGCGCAGCAGCGCTGTTCACGTCGTGCGACCCTTCCCTGCTCGACCTGCAAAATGAGAACACCCTCAGTACGGGCGTATACTGGAAGACGGAATCCGACATTGAGGCCGGTGTAATATCTGTATATGGCATGTTCTACCGCCAGGGAACATGGACCCGCAATATCTATACACAGATGATAGGCATGGCCGACGAAGGCGTCAGCTATGCCGGATGGACGGAACTGAACGAGTACACCAAGTTCATCTTTACCGATTATAACTTCACAGAGGTAAATACTAAGATCTACCGTGAACACTACACCGCCATCTTCCGTGCCAACCAGGTGCTGGACAACATTGATAATGTTGCATTTGCCGACGAAACGCACAAAAATGACCTGATAGGGCAGACCAAGTTCCTGCGTTCTTTCTACTACTTCTATCTGACCACCCTTTGGGAGAACATTCCCATCGTCCTGAAGACTTCTTCGGCCGCCGACAAGCCCATGCAAGCCAGTGCAGACGAAATGCTCACTCAGATAGAAACCGACCTGGAAGACGCCGTCACCAAACTGCCCGCCACCCGCGACGCCAATAACTACGGCCGCCCGACGAAAGGCGCCGCCTACGGACTACTGGCGAAAGCCTATGCACAGCACCATAAATGGGAAGATGCCCGCAGATGCCTCGAATGGCTCATCGACGGTGAAGGAAAGCGGTACTACGACCTCGTCCCCAACTGGGCTGACAACTTCAGCAACCAAACGGAAGACAACAAGGAGTCGCTATACGAAATCCACTTCTCACTGACCAACCGGGTAGGCTTCGACCAAACAGACAACTACCTGGACCCGAACGCACAGTTGGGCACACAGATTGAGATGAATCAAGCCCCCACCGGAATCGGTTGGAACAACATTGAAGCAAGGCGTTGGCTGGTGGACTACTATAAACGCGAACAAACCACAGATGGAAAGAATGACATCCGCCTGTTCTACACCCTGTGGTACGACGGAGCTGCATCCGACTTCCCCGAATATCCGAACCAGCTGATTTATGGCAAGCCCTGGAACAGCGATTGGGGTAACCGCGTGTTTATCAAGAAGTATAGCACCGATGCCTCCCCGCTGTATTACTGGAACAACAACAACTTCCGTTCATTGCGATATGCCGATATGCTATTGCTCTATGCCGAAGCACTCAACGAGCTGGGAGCCACCCCGTCTGCCAAAGCTATCGAATGCCTCAACCGCGTGCGCAACCGTGTAAACCTGCCCGACATAGAAGACAGTTCTTTCTACAATGGCAGCCAGATAACAGGCAATAAAGACGCTTTCCGCGAACATCTGAAAATCGAACGCGCCCTTGAGCTTGCCATGGAATGTGTACGCTGGGTTGACTTGAAACGCTGGGGCATCAATGACATCAACACTCTGAACGAGTTGAAAACCCGTGACAGCGATTTCAACAACTTCATCATCGGTAAGTCTATCCGCATGCCTTTGCCGCAAAGCGAAGTGGATAACAATCCGAATCTGAAACAAAATGACCAATATTAACCGAAGACATCTGAGTTATGACTAAAACAAGATATTTATTGATAGGAGCAGTCATATCACTGCTGACTTTATGGGGATGCAGCAACGATTCCGACTATGTAATCGGAAGCAATCCCAATGAATTTGCCATCAATCCGGTAGCCATACCGGTAAGCGCGGATGGCGGAACCTACGAACTGACAATCACCGGCAATGAGTCCTGGACAGCCAAATTAACCGACTCCAACAGTTCGGCACAAGACTGGTGCACACTGAGTGCAACGTCGGGCACAGGCAAGATGGTAATCACGCTCACCGTAAAGCCGAGTACCTCGTTCGTAAAAAACCGTTCCCTCCTCATCGAAGTAAGCGGCGGCAACAAGACGCTGAAGTCCAGAGTGCTGCAAGAAACGATGGTACTGGGCGAAGACGAAATACTGATAAACGGTATGGTATGGTCTACCAAGAACGTAGGCTCTCCCGGAACATTCGTAAGCTCTCCCGACGAGATAGGACAGTTGTATCAGTTCAACCGCAAAGTGGGTTACCCCGCCGGTCCTCAAGGTGACCCCGCACCAGCCAACTGGCCCGCAGACTATATGAACGACAACACCAACTGGATGACGGAGAACGATCCTTCACCCGAAGGCTGGCGTGTGCCTACCACACAAGAAATGGCAGCCCTGTGGGAAAAAGGAGCAACATGGGTGACAGCCGCCCAAACCGGCTTCAAAGTTGACGGAATCATTATCGGAGTAGATGAGGCCACCGCCAAACGTGCCACCAAGGACAACCTGAAACAACTGGGCTGCCTCTTCCTGCCCCAAAGCGGCTGGAGAAGTGAAAGCGGAATGATGGACCGCACATGGCTCTGTGCCGTACGCAGTGCCAATTCATTGAGCGTCACACATGGCGGAATGTCATTGGGAGACTCAGGCGGTTACCGGGACACATGGGGCTGGGGCGATGGCCAAAAGGCCCGTGCAGCCATGATACGCCCTGTCAAAAACATACAAGTTGAAGATTAGTTTGCAGCATCCATTTACCCAACGTGAAGGACATATATATTCAACACGTTGGATATATAGATCCAACGCATCCGATATATAGATCCAACACGTCCGGTATATAGATCGGACAGATTGGATCTATATGCCCAACAACTCATTCATTAACAAACCAATTTTAAGAAGATGAACAGATATAAGACCTATATATGCCTTACCCTGCTAGCCCTTTCCGGCTGTAAGAACAATGACGACAACAGCCCACAGACACTCACACCGCAAATCCGGTATGAGTTCAGCGGTGGCGCAGGACACTATAATTATGCTCCGAGCATCATCCAGGACGAATACGGCATCCGCTACGGGTTCATCTGCGAGAACCGCGACCCATTCAAGATAGTGGACTATGTTTATCTGTATAAAGGCATCCCTACGGAGAAAGGCTACGTATGGCAACCCGGCACACAGATTATCGAACCCTCTGAAAGCGGCTGGGACAACTGCCACATCTGCGACCCCGACGTCCGCGAATTCAAAACAACCTATAAAGGGGAAACCTACAACTGGATTATGACCTACCTCGGCGTAGATCGTTGGGACTGTAACCATAACCAGATAGGACTCGCCATCTCCAAGAACATTGAAGGTCCTTATATCAAGTTCGACAAAAACCCATTGGTTGCCTATCAGGACACCACCAAATGGGGTGTAGGGCAAAGCACCACCATCGTCAAGGACTCCGCCACCATACAGTTGTTCTATCACTCCACCACGGAGAACGGCCCCTTCTGCATGCGCGAGATAAAACTGAACGATCTGGATAACATCGTATTGGGCGAGGAACAGGCAATCCCCTTCCTGAGCGCCAACAGTTATCCCGCCATGTCCGACAAGTACATCTATATGGTGTCCGAAACCCGCGTATCTCCCATCAAGGAAATACCCACCTGGGTAGGCGATGTATGCCGCCTGGCGTACAAGCCGAGAACCGAAGACCTGGCCGGAGACAAGGACGGCTGGATAGAAATCGGACATGCCGGACCGGAAGAGACGGGATTCCCGCGAAACCATAACCCGGGCATCCTGACGGACACGAAAGGTTATATGCTCAGTGATGACGAACTGGTGATGTACTTCACCCCCGCCATGACAGGAGAGAACTGGTTATGGTCTTATGACCTGTATTCGGCTACGTTCAATCTGAAAAGTTACTTCAAATAAGAAAGTTCACATTTTCATTTCACCGAATAATTAACTTCTAAAACATAATGTTATGATCAAGAACAAACTTTATCTATTAGGCTTATTTCTACTGGCCTTGTCGAGCTGCACTTCCTCCGGGAAACAGCAGAAAACGGAAGTTGCTTCAAACGCGGAAAAGATTATCTTGGAAACGGACATCGGCAATGATGTGGACGATGCTCTGGCGCTGGATATGCTCTACAAATATCTGGATGCGGGAGACATCGACTTATTGGGTATCATGATAAACAAGGAGGGCACTTACCCTGCCGAATACACAGACATCATGAACACTTGGTACGGTTATCCCCAAATTCCCATCGGCATCCTGCACAATGGGGCGGACTGCGAGAATGACGCCACAAACTATGCCAAAGCCGTATGTCTGATACAGGATGAGAACAGCAAACCGACATTCAAACGTTCGCTGAAAGGTGGTTACGACCAACTGCCGGAAGCTCCCGCCCTCTATCGCAAGCTGCTGGCACAGCAACCGGACAGTTCCGTCACGATCATCTCCGTAGGTTTCTCTACCAACCTTGCACGCTTGCTGGATACTCCGGCCGACGAATACTCATCGTTGACGGGCAAAGAGCTGGTTGCCAAGAAAGTGAAACTGCTATGCACTATGGCAGGATGTTTCAACAACCCCGAATTGTACGAATACAACGTTGTGAAAGATATTCCGGCAGCAAAGAAAGTGTTTACGGAATGGCCCACCACGCTGGTGACTTCGCCTTTCGAGGTAGGTATCGCCATCAACTATCCTGCTACCAGCATCAAGAACGATTTCCAATGGGCACCGATACATCCGATGGTAGAAGCGTACAAGAGTTATCAAAAAATGCCATATGACCGTCCGACATGGGATTTGACCTCAGTACTCTATTCTGTTGAAGGACCTTCCTACTTCACTGTTTCGCCCGCAGGCAAGATAAGTGTAACGGACAAAGGGGCTACGGAATTTACTCCCGATGCGACCGGAAACCGCTACTACCTCACGGTAGATGCCGCCCAGGCTGAGAATATCAAACAACATTTTGTCAAACTGATTAGCAAACAACCCGCTCACTTTACTAAATAATCAATATCATGACTAAATATCTATTCTATATTATCGGGTTATGGCTATTCTGCTCTTGTTCGGACAGCACACCGGGAGAAGAACCGCCCGTTACCCCTCCCGAACCGACTCCTACCATAACCATCAGTAAACCGGAATTCGTCTTCGGTTTCACGGGAGAGAGTAAATATTCTTATTGTCCGAGCGCACTGAAACAGGAGGACGGCAGTGTACACCTGTTCTTCTGCGGCAACCCGGAGAACCAGATTATGGTTGATAACATCTTCCATATAAAAATCAATTCGGACGGTTCGCAAACTGCTCCCAAAAGTGTACTGCAACCGGGCATCGCAGGCACATGGGACGATCATCACACCTGCGACCCTTCCGTCATCGAGGGCAGTTTCAGCTGGAACAACGTGACTTACAAATATGCCATGTTCTTCCTGAGCAATATGTACGGAGTGTATTACAATGAAATCGGTGTGGCATTCAGTAACAGCTTGGATGCCGACAGTTGGGTGAAATATCCGAAACAGATTGTAAGAAAGACGTGGTCGGACGACGGTGACCAGGAAATTGGCGGCGGCGGAAAATCGTGGGGAGTAGGCCAGCCATCCGTAGTATCTCTTGACAAGAAAGGGAAGGTATTGCTGACTTACACCATCGGTGACATCGGCGGCACACGGATAGCATGGGCGGAAGCTGACTTCAGCAACATGGATAGCTATACCATCAGCACTCCTATGACTATCGTTCAAAGCGGCTTGCTGGCTATTGACAACCAATCGAGGGATTATACCTGCAATTCCGAGTTCGCCATCAACCAAGATGCGGATAAAATTGTCATGATACGCCCTGTGCAACCCATGCCCAATGATTACCCCGCTTATCTGAACAGTGCGCTGGAAATAGACTACATGAACCTCTCCGACTTCATGAACCAAAGCGGCAGTTGGACACCCATATACCGGATTACTCCCGACGATACGGGTTACCCGAGAAATCATAACGCAACTTTATTACGGGATAACTTCGGGCACTTACAAGATTGGGAAGAACCGGCTTTCTACTTTACAGTCAGCAAGGCGGCACCTGACGTACAACCTTCGGGCAGCAGCCATGCCGAATGGACATATCATATCTGGAAGAGCAAGGTGGTGAAAAGCAAATAATATCAATCTGACAATTTGATAATCCCATCACGCGAGAATGTCTTCTTTCCACCCGAAGATAAAGAAGGAAGAAAAAAACGCAAGGATTTCATTTTGCAGAAACGCAGGAAGAAGGGGAAAAGCACTTTTGGAAGAACATCATGGAACGATTTGTCCCCTTTTAGTGTTTTAAAGCCCGATATCGGGCGGAATGCTGACAAAAGGTGGGATTGCCGGTTATCACGTCATTCGTTCAACCAGAAGAAAATAAAGCATGTTCCCGGTAAGGCTACACCCTTTCATCCACATGGTATCACCCTTTCAGGGAAATGGCTACACCCTTTTTGGGAAAAGGTGTAGCCCTACCGAAAAACAGATGGTGTATTTTACCTGAATACATCATCTGTTTTGTCTGAAAAGACCATCCGTTCAAGGCAAATAGATGGTGTATTGCAGACAAAAAGATGATTTATCTCCCGAAAAGAGACGATGGATTGCGCTAAAAGGAGTAATTCAATCCAATGCTACGTCAGCAGAATATACGAAATTACATCTTTATGTCAACAAAATAGCAATATCTTTATCCTTGAAGCAGACTGAAAAGCACTCAGCAATATTTCACAAGTCTTATTCTCTCAGCTACCCGGTTACCCCTACTTTATTACAAATAACAGGGAATCATACCCCCACTTCATTACAAAATCATTATCTTTATACTGAAAAACAAACACTTAAGCTTTTATGATAGAGCGTAGACTTTTATCCCCCTTGACCGAATGGAAAAACAGTAAAAACAGAAAGCATGAGGAACAGCCCCACAGGAACATAACGGGCTGTTCCTCTTCTTTTTACGGTTTTGTGACATATCTATCTATATTTATGCCATTGCCTGCATCCATACATTAATGTCGCGAAATCATATACCTCTTCCCACATTTGCGCATACCTTTGCAAACAGAAAAAAATTCATTTGTATCCTTGATTGAAGAATAGGTAAGATAAAAACATAGGTAAGAAAGATTTCAGAACAGGAAAACAAAAACAGGTAGTTGAAACTGCTACCTGTTTTTCTAAAAGAGAAAAAGAAAAACATACAATATAACAATCTAAATTAAGAATGATGAATTCAAAACAAGCGCTTTTCAGTCTATTAATATGCGTAATGGCAATAACAGGTTGTGATACGCAAAAACAGGCCCTCGTAGGT encodes the following:
- a CDS encoding sugar-binding protein gives rise to the protein MTKYLFYIIGLWLFCSCSDSTPGEEPPVTPPEPTPTITISKPEFVFGFTGESKYSYCPSALKQEDGSVHLFFCGNPENQIMVDNIFHIKINSDGSQTAPKSVLQPGIAGTWDDHHTCDPSVIEGSFSWNNVTYKYAMFFLSNMYGVYYNEIGVAFSNSLDADSWVKYPKQIVRKTWSDDGDQEIGGGGKSWGVGQPSVVSLDKKGKVLLTYTIGDIGGTRIAWAEADFSNMDSYTISTPMTIVQSGLLAIDNQSRDYTCNSEFAINQDADKIVMIRPVQPMPNDYPAYLNSALEIDYMNLSDFMNQSGSWTPIYRITPDDTGYPRNHNATLLRDNFGHLQDWEEPAFYFTVSKAAPDVQPSGSSHAEWTYHIWKSKVVKSK
- a CDS encoding nucleoside hydrolase, whose translation is MIKNKLYLLGLFLLALSSCTSSGKQQKTEVASNAEKIILETDIGNDVDDALALDMLYKYLDAGDIDLLGIMINKEGTYPAEYTDIMNTWYGYPQIPIGILHNGADCENDATNYAKAVCLIQDENSKPTFKRSLKGGYDQLPEAPALYRKLLAQQPDSSVTIISVGFSTNLARLLDTPADEYSSLTGKELVAKKVKLLCTMAGCFNNPELYEYNVVKDIPAAKKVFTEWPTTLVTSPFEVGIAINYPATSIKNDFQWAPIHPMVEAYKSYQKMPYDRPTWDLTSVLYSVEGPSYFTVSPAGKISVTDKGATEFTPDATGNRYYLTVDAAQAENIKQHFVKLISKQPAHFTK